Genomic DNA from [Limnothrix rosea] IAM M-220:
TGATGCGACCAATACTAGAAAACGTCAGTGGCTTAAAGCAAGGGGAAGACTTTTTTTTAGCCCATTCCCCCGAACGAGTTGATCCGGGCAATTTGCGGTACACCACGAAAAATACAAACAAAGTGGTTGGGGCTTCTGATCCTCGTTCTTTAGAAATTGCAAAATTATTCTATGAACAAACAATTGATCATGTTGTGCCTGTCAACAGCGCTAAGGCGGCGGAACTTGTCAAAGTATTTGAAAATACGTTTCGAGCAGTGAATATTGCCCTTGTCAATGAATTGGCCATCCTTTGTGACCGGATGGGGCTTGATGTTTGGGAAGTTTTAGATGCAGCGAATACTAAGCCTTTCGGGATTATGCCGTTCTATCCGGGTCCCGGTGTTGGTGGACATTGTATCCCCATTGACCCTCATTACTTGGAATGGAAGGCGAAAGAATTTGATTTTGAAACTCGTTTCATTGCTTTGGCAGGGGAAATCAATCGGCGTATGCCGGAATTTGTGCGAGAAAAAGCATGGCGTGTGTTAAACCGAGTCGGAGTAGCTCCTTCACGCTCTTTGATTTTAGTGATGGGTGTCGCTTACAAAAAAAATCTTGGTGATTGGCGTGAATCTCCTGCTATTCATGTGATTAATCGTCTGCTAGAAGACCATGCCAAGGTTGTTTATCATGACTCTTTTGTTCCTGAAATTGAACTCCATAGTCAAGTGCTTCAGTCTGTTCCCTTGACAGATGAAGTGATTACCAGCGCTGATGTTGTGATTATTTTGACGGATCATAGCCAAATTGATTATGGGCATCTTGTGAGTCAGGCTAAAGCGGTGCTTGATACTCGCGGCGTGACTCGTCATTTAGATTGTGATCATGCAAAGGTGACTCTTTTATAAGTTCGAATAGATATATTACTCAAGATTAGTTATGAAAAAAGTCATTGTGGTTGGTGCGGGCAATTGGGGCAAAAATCTTGTGCGCAATTTTAATGCTCTTGGTGCATTGGCTGGTGTCGCAGAAATGAATCCAGCTCTACGTGCAAAGGTTGCGGCTGATTTTCCTGAGGTGAAAATTTATGATGATCTTGCCTCTGCTTTAGCGACGGATGTTGATGCAGTTGTTTTGGCAACTCCTGCGCCATCTCACTATCCATTGGCGCTTCAGGTTCTCCAGTCTGGCAAGGATGTGTTTATTGAAAAACCGATGACTCTTAAAACATCGGAAGCGCGGAAGCTTGCGGAGTATGCGGATAGCCAAGATCTGGTTTTGATGGTTGGACATTTACTGCTCTACCAGCCGGCGATCGCCTGGATGCATGATTACTTAGCAACGGGCAAAGCCGGAAAAGTTTTTCATGTATCCACACAAAGAGTAAAACTGGGCAAAGTTCGTAGTACAGAAAATGTCTGGTGGTCATTTGCGCCCCACGATGTCTCCGTAATTTTAGATTTATTGGGCAACCCATCAAGCGAACTGCAACTACAATCTGTTCAATCCAGTGGTCATGCAATGCTGCAAGCAAATATCGCCGATAACGTCCATGTAGATCTAAAATTCACCAATGGTCAATCTGCCCATATCCATACATCTTGGTATTACCCATTATCTCAACGCTCTACAGTTGTCCTTGCAGAAAAACAAATGTTAGTTTACGACGAAGTTGCCCAAACTGTGACCATTCACAACAAGACAATTGATAGCGACTTAAATAATAGAGATGACGGAACTGAAACAGTCAAAATTGCAGCAGCAGAACCACTTAAACTAGAGTGCGAACATTTCTTAGAATGTCTTGCGACACGCCAACGTCCGCGTTCAGATGGTTGGAATGGCGTTGGTGTGGTAGAAATTTTGGAAAAAGCTCACAAAGGGCTGGAAACAAAAACTTAAATAGTGAAATATTCTCTATTTAGAATTGTTAAGATGTCGAAGTACTAAATATAAAATATTTCAAGCTTTTTTAATTATGATTTGAGTAAATCTTTTAGGATTTTTTGGATTTTTTGCCCCTCAATCTCAGCGTTTAGAACTTTTGCGGCTTCCAGTGAAGCTCTTTTTTTTGCATTAATTTCTTCGATAGAAAGGGCATTAATTACCTTGGCAAGACTTTGAGGCGAAAAATCTTTTGCAACTACTCCACATTGATAATCTTCAACTATCTTCTTCATTTCAAGGGAAGGGGCGATCGCTACACACAAGCCCGCCATTATAAAATCAAATAATTTATTTGGCATCGCATATGTATAGTTAAACCCTAAAGGTTCCAATAAATAAACACCCAAGTCATATCGAGACAAAGTCCTACAGATCATAGTTGTTTGCACAGGTGCATGAAAAAACACTCTGTTAGGAGCAATTTTATTAGACAATATTTTTAATTTTTGTATGTACTTAGGGTTTCCAAGCAACATAAAATGTAGCTCAAAACGAGTTTCCAGATCCGGCATAATTTCGACCATTTTTTCGAGATTCCGGTCTGGAGACGCATTACCATGATGTATCAACCGAATATTATTTTGGCTAGAAATAGGTTGATACTTGATTTCCTGATATTCAGGACTATTGAGAATAACATAAGGATGAAGCTGATATTCTTCTTTGTATTTTTCGGCAATACCATTACATACAGTAGTCATCACATTCACTTGTTTTAAGTACTGCCTGCAAAGATGCTCGCGAAAAGGTTGATGTAAATATT
This window encodes:
- a CDS encoding nucleotide sugar dehydrogenase, with protein sequence MSAEKSSHFARLQTKIQDRSALVGVVGLGYVGLPFAVEKARVGYSVLGIEQNVQRAQQVNAADSYIPDVKTEVLAEVVNNNKLKAVSSYDLVPQMDAIVICVPTPLTKNLTPNLSYIESVTQQLGEHLRAGQLITLESTTYPGTTDEVMRPILENVSGLKQGEDFFLAHSPERVDPGNLRYTTKNTNKVVGASDPRSLEIAKLFYEQTIDHVVPVNSAKAAELVKVFENTFRAVNIALVNELAILCDRMGLDVWEVLDAANTKPFGIMPFYPGPGVGGHCIPIDPHYLEWKAKEFDFETRFIALAGEINRRMPEFVREKAWRVLNRVGVAPSRSLILVMGVAYKKNLGDWRESPAIHVINRLLEDHAKVVYHDSFVPEIELHSQVLQSVPLTDEVITSADVVIILTDHSQIDYGHLVSQAKAVLDTRGVTRHLDCDHAKVTLL
- a CDS encoding Gfo/Idh/MocA family protein, encoding MKKVIVVGAGNWGKNLVRNFNALGALAGVAEMNPALRAKVAADFPEVKIYDDLASALATDVDAVVLATPAPSHYPLALQVLQSGKDVFIEKPMTLKTSEARKLAEYADSQDLVLMVGHLLLYQPAIAWMHDYLATGKAGKVFHVSTQRVKLGKVRSTENVWWSFAPHDVSVILDLLGNPSSELQLQSVQSSGHAMLQANIADNVHVDLKFTNGQSAHIHTSWYYPLSQRSTVVLAEKQMLVYDEVAQTVTIHNKTIDSDLNNRDDGTETVKIAAAEPLKLECEHFLECLATRQRPRSDGWNGVGVVEILEKAHKGLETKT
- a CDS encoding glycosyltransferase codes for the protein MSKPKICIISFSDLTIDARVNRQTKAAIPMGSVTSLAFTKSPIRNIKSIILEQKKNILQKIFFLLSLLVHHYEEFYWSQSIIQESIRKLENCDFDIFVANDLDTLPLAIYFAGKYKSKVFFDAHEYAPLEFDNRWYWKYLHQPFREHLCRQYLKQVNVMTTVCNGIAEKYKEEYQLHPYVILNSPEYQEIKYQPISSQNNIRLIHHGNASPDRNLEKMVEIMPDLETRFELHFMLLGNPKYIQKLKILSNKIAPNRVFFHAPVQTTMICRTLSRYDLGVYLLEPLGFNYTYAMPNKLFDFIMAGLCVAIAPSLEMKKIVEDYQCGVVAKDFSPQSLAKVINALSIEEINAKKRASLEAAKVLNAEIEGQKIQKILKDLLKS